The genomic segment GGGTGCGGCCTGGGAGCCGGGGAGGCGCGGCGCGGGCTCCGGCATGGGGGCCGGGGCGGGTTCCGGGGCGAGTACCGGCGCGGCCTCCGGCGGGGGTGCGTGCCCGTCCGGCGGCTGATCCGCCTGGTGGCCCGTCTGCTCCTGTGCCTGTGCCTGCGCCTGCTCCTGCTCCTGCTGGTCCGCCTGTTGCTGGGCCCGCTGCTTGCGGGCGGCGGCCCTGCCGACGGGTCTTATGGCGGCCGGGGACCTGCTGGGTATTTCGGATTCACCGCCGTCCGCCGTGCGTTGATGCGAGTCGGTTTCCCGTTCGGGCGGAGTGAACCAGCCCCGGTTCGGATCCGTCTCGGCCGAGTTGGTGGTCAGAGCGTCCATCGTGAACTTCGCCTCGAACTTCCCCGGTCGATTTCCCGACGTGTGTCACGCGTGGTGGGTTGCGAGCGTGTCACGCAGGGGCGGCGCATCGGACAAATAGCCGGAAGCACAGGAAACGGGGCTGCATTCAGGTTAGGATCCGTCGGCTTGCGGCGGCCCGAGGCGCTCGAACGCAGTCGACCATACCCGGAACGCGCTGTTCGACAAGCCCCGTTGGCCGATTCACCGGAGCACGTTGGCCAAATCCCGTGACCCTTCCCACAGAGTCACGGAATTCGGTTTGGACAACGTCAGCCGGGTATCAGTTGTGGCCCCATTCGGTCATTCACGATCGAATTGATTCACCAGGGCAAAGGCCTCACGCAAGTCGCGACCCGAATAGGCATGAGTGGCCAGATCCCGTACATAGTGGTCACCGTTCACCGCCACCGACGTCGGCACCACCCCGAACAGCGCCGCGTCCGACAGCGAGTCCCCGTAGGCCACGCAGTCCGCCCGCGTCACCCCGTACTGGGCGCAGAGTTCATCGGCGATGCCCACCTTCGACTCCGGCACCAGGATCCCCGCCAGATCGAGCACCGCTTCGGGCGCGAAGGGCACCGGCGGGAAGACCGACGAGCGCGCCTCGTGCACGCCCCACTCGCGCAGCCGCCCCACGAAGAAGTCCGGCGACAGGGAGATCACCGCGCAGTGGTCACCGCGATCGGTGATCTCCGTCCAGACCTCGCGTATGCCGTCGAGCCACGGCGCACCCTCGAAGGCGGCCTGCAGCCGCTCCTCCGTCAGCGTCGCCCACAGCGCGTACACCCGCTCCGCGAACCCCGGCGGGTCCAGGGTGCCCCGGATCAGCCCGCCTTCCAGCTCCTGGATCTCCTCGACCATGTCCAGCTCCCGGGCCAGCTCCAGGCTCGCCGAGGAGCCGTGCATCAAGGTGCCGTCCATGTCGAAAATGTGCAGCCGTGCCACGCGAGCGTCTCCCTGCTTCGTACCGGTCCCGCCTACGCGGAGATACTCCCAGCGTGCGACGGGATCCACCGATCGGGCCACTCGATTTGTGCGGCAGGGACGCCGTGCCACGGCTCCGGCGGTGATGTTCCACGTGGAACATCACGGCCGGAGAACGCCACCGGTGCCGACCGTCATAGGCCGTGGAGCACCCTCGGCGACGGGTCAGGACCCCACCCGGCTGACCGTGACATCGCCGGAGCCCGTCTTCGCCTGGATGCGCGCGGTGGCCGACGGGTCGGTCGGCACCGACACGGTCCTGTCGCCCGAGCCCGTGCTGACATCGATCGCGTACGGGCC from the Streptomyces sp. RKAG293 genome contains:
- a CDS encoding haloacid dehalogenase-like hydrolase — protein: MARLHIFDMDGTLMHGSSASLELARELDMVEEIQELEGGLIRGTLDPPGFAERVYALWATLTEERLQAAFEGAPWLDGIREVWTEITDRGDHCAVISLSPDFFVGRLREWGVHEARSSVFPPVPFAPEAVLDLAGILVPESKVGIADELCAQYGVTRADCVAYGDSLSDAALFGVVPTSVAVNGDHYVRDLATHAYSGRDLREAFALVNQFDRE